One Myotis daubentonii chromosome 3, mMyoDau2.1, whole genome shotgun sequence genomic window carries:
- the LOC132229494 gene encoding solute carrier family 25 member 3-like, giving the protein MCDSGGIPPLHATSGRRSKRAAVSVEQSYEYGSPRYLLLCGLGGMVSCGLTHTAIVPLDLVKCRMQVDPGKYKGILSGFTATLQDDGLRGLARGWAPTFLGYSMQGFFKFGLYEVFKIRYAELLGPEKAYEWRTGVYLAASATAEFFADVALSPMEAVKVRVQTQPGYARTLRAAAPRMYGEEGLWAFYKGVAPLWMRQIPYTMMKFACFERTVEALYKYVVPKPQSQCTKAEQLAVTFVAGYIAGVFCAVVSHPADSVVSVLNQEKGSTALGVLRRLGPGGLWKGLFARIIMIGTLTALQWFIYDSVKVSLKLPRPPVPQAPESKKQK; this is encoded by the coding sequence ATGTGTGACAGCGGCGGCATCCCACCCCTGCACGCAACAAGTGGGCGCAGAAGCAAGCGGGCGGCGGTCTCGGTGGAACAAAGCTATGAATACGGCTCCCCGAGGTACCTGCTCCTGTGCGGCCTGGGCGGGATGGTGAGCTGCGGGCTGACGCACACGGCCATCGTGCCGCTGGACCTGGTCAAGTGCCGCATGCAGGTGGACCCGGGCAAGTACAAGGGCATCCTGAGCGGCTTCACTGCCACGCTGCAGGACGACGGGCTGCGCGGCCTGGCCCGGGGCTGGGCCCCCACCTTCCTCGGCTACTCCATGCAGGGCTTCTTCAAGTTCGGCCTCTACGAGGTCTTCAAGATCCGCTACGCCGAGCTGCTGGGCCCGGAGAAGGCCTACGAGTGGCGCACCGGCGTGTACCTGGCCGCCTCGGCCACCGCCGAGTTCTTCGCCGACGTGGCCCTGTCGCCCATGGAGGCGGTGAAGGTCCGCGTGCAGACGCAGCCGGGCTACGCCCGCACCCTGCGCGCCGCGGCGCCCCGCATGTACGGCGAGGAGGGCCTGTGGGCCTTCTACAAGGGCGTGGCGCCGCTCTGGATGCGGCAGATCCCCTACACCATGATGAAGTTCGCCTGCTTCGAGCGCACCGTGGAGGCCCTCTACAAGTACGTGGTGCCCAAGCCGCAGAGCCAGTGCACCAAGGCCGAGCAGCTGGCCGTGACCTTCGTGGCCGGCTACATTGCCGGCGTCTTCTGCGCCGTCGTGTCGCACCCGGCCGACTCGGTGGTGTCGGTGTTGAACCAGGAGAAAGGCAGCACGGCCTTGGGGGTCCTCCGCAGACTGGGGCCGGGCGGCCTGTGGAAGGGCCTGTTCGCCCGCATCATCATGATCGGCACCCTGACGGCGCTGCAGTGGTTCATCTACGACTCGGTCAAGGTCTCCCTCAAGCTGCCGCGCCCTCCGGTCCCTCAGGCGCCCGAGTCCAAGAAGCAGAAATAG